A single window of Gossypium hirsutum isolate 1008001.06 chromosome A10, Gossypium_hirsutum_v2.1, whole genome shotgun sequence DNA harbors:
- the LOC107893980 gene encoding uncharacterized protein isoform X1 produces MYESLHFAYGLLEVLIFVTSITIWNKGIISQIILSFPIAVFTGRNMFAERSKQGISDNKIYHYHLNLGGSVSTRRLTRLPSIPKNDAKFRTHLSRMGRRWHQCFILIAAVSKHFLRGYVGIHSSGFRNFLLKPELLQSIVDSGFEHPSEGKVLNSCLMLTFVNSMN; encoded by the exons ATGTATGAGAGTTTACATTTTGCATACGGCTTGCTTGAGGTGTTGATCTTTGTGACTTCTATCACCATATGGAATAAAGGCATCATTAGCCAAATAATTCTTTCGTTCCCTATAGCAGTTTTTACTGGGAGAAATATGTTTGCTGAAAGGAGTAAACAAG GCATTAGTGATAATAAGATATATCATTATCACTTAAATCTTGGAGGAAGTGTTTCTACCAGAAGGCTGACTAGGCTACCTTCAATTCCTAAGAATGATGCAAAGTTCAG AACACACTTATCCAGGATGGGAAGGAGATGGCATCAGTGCTTTATACTTATCGCAGCTGTGTCAAAGCACTTCCTCAG GGGGTATGTTGGAATTCACAGTTCGGGATTCAGAAACTTTTTGCTGAAACCGGAGCTGCTTCAATCTATTGTGGATTCTGGTTTTGAACATCCTTCCGAAGGCAAAGTTTTAAACTCATGTCTGATGTTAACATTCGTGAATTCCATGAATTAA
- the LOC107893980 gene encoding spliceosome RNA helicase Ddx39b isoform X2 has translation MYESLHFAYGLLEVLIFVTSITIWNKGIISQIILSFPIAVFTGRNMFAERSKQGISDNKIYHYHLNLGGSVSTRRLTRLPSIPKNDAKFRGYVGIHSSGFRNFLLKPELLQSIVDSGFEHPSEGKVLNSCLMLTFVNSMN, from the exons ATGTATGAGAGTTTACATTTTGCATACGGCTTGCTTGAGGTGTTGATCTTTGTGACTTCTATCACCATATGGAATAAAGGCATCATTAGCCAAATAATTCTTTCGTTCCCTATAGCAGTTTTTACTGGGAGAAATATGTTTGCTGAAAGGAGTAAACAAG GCATTAGTGATAATAAGATATATCATTATCACTTAAATCTTGGAGGAAGTGTTTCTACCAGAAGGCTGACTAGGCTACCTTCAATTCCTAAGAATGATGCAAAGTTCAG GGGGTATGTTGGAATTCACAGTTCGGGATTCAGAAACTTTTTGCTGAAACCGGAGCTGCTTCAATCTATTGTGGATTCTGGTTTTGAACATCCTTCCGAAGGCAAAGTTTTAAACTCATGTCTGATGTTAACATTCGTGAATTCCATGAATTAA